In Asticcacaulis sp. SL142, the sequence CGGATGCCGTAACCGCCTCGCCCAAAGTCATCCAGGCAAAGGCCCGTGGATGACCGACGAGTTTCGGCAATAGACGGCTGGAACCGGCTTCCGGTACCAAACCAAGCTGCACAAACGGCAGGGACAATCTCGCATCTGCTGATAGATAGACCAGATCGCAATGCAGCAGCATGGTGGTGCCGACGCCTACGGCCTGCCCCTGAACCGCTGCCAAAAGAGGTTTGGGGAAATAGTTGATAGACTTAAGGAATTGAAAAACCGGCAAGTCCTCAACGCCGCCATTCAGGAACCCCGACTGCATAAAATCAAGTATATCATTGCCCGCGCAAAAATCGCTCCCCTCGGCGCTCAGAACCACAGCCTTCACCTCAATATCCGCCGCTGCAGCCTCGATATGCTCACTCAAAGCCCGGTACATATCCGACGTCAGGGCATTCTTTTTGGAGGCGCGATTGAGGCGCACATGGACGATGCCATCCGTATATTCACTCAGAACCCACTCACTCATGACGTTTCCTCAAGCGTGCGGCATATGCCGATATAGAATTTTTATTTTCAGCGGTCTTTAAACATTACGCAGCGCCTTTAAGGACTTGCCATGCTTAGGCCATATCCTGTAGGCAATCTGCGTATAAAACTGACAACACCACCCCTTATAAGCCGGGTCAAGGCCGTTGCGCTGAGGTATTCCAAAACACTCTCTCGGGAAACTACGATGAACATTTTCTCAATAGCCCGCAAACTTCCGGCAATCGTTGCGGCAGCAGCGCTCGTCATGGGCGCGGGTCAGGCTCTGGCCGCTGACGTGAAGGTGACGGACAAAACCCGCGCCAAGGGCATGGCCGATGCGCCGGCGTTGCTGGCCACCTCCGGCGTTCCATGCCAGCTTAGCGACGCCCACTTTATCGGCGAAAGCACAGCCACGGCAACGGATGGTAAAAAATCCAAGATCGTCGTGTATGAAGTCGCCTGTCAGGCGGGGCCTGGCTATATTCTGGCCAAAAATGCCGACGGCACCATCGCCACAACCTTCAACTGCACGCAAGCCTGGTCTCAAAACGCAATCGACCCCAAAGCGACCAAGTGTTTGTTGCCTGCCAATGTGAACCACTATGCCTGGCTTCAGGAACCGGTTCAAAAGCTGAGCACGGCCTGTACCGTCAACAATGCCCGCTGGTTGGGCAGCAGCGATGAAGCCAAGATTGACCGCTACGAAGTGGGCTGTTCGGCCGGTGCGGGCGGCGTTCTGGATCTGGCGCGCGCGGGGTCTGCAAACCCCAGCACCTTTGATAACTGTCTGGTCATGGATCTGAAAAAGGTCACCTGCCAGTTCACGACCCGCGAGCAGGCGATTGCCGCAATTAAGCCTCTGGCGCAAAAGGCGTCGGCTTCGTGTCAGGTCAATAACTCCCGCCTGATCGGTCGCGTCACCGCCGACAACGAAGACTATTACGAGTTCGGCTGCGCCAATGAGGCCGGTTTCCTCGTCCGCGCCAAAACCAATGGCGACTATCTGGCCAAGATAAGCTGCGCCAATGCCGGAACTCTGGGCCCCTGCCAATACACAGACTCAGCGTCTTTGGTTGCCGGTCAGAATGCCGCCTACACCGCGACCCTGAAACAAGTCGGGATCAATTGCACGGTCGAAGCCTATAATGTTGTCGGCACCCAAACCCAGACTAACCGCGATTTCGTCGAGTTCAAATGCCCTGAGCAAGCGTTTGGCGTAATGGGTTTCTTGCCTAACGAAGGCTCAACCGCAAAAGCTGATGTGTTCGATTGCTATACCGGCATTGCCCGCAAGCGTGAGTGCACCCTGACCCCGGCTACGGTTCTGCTGGCCAACCTTGATGCCCTCGCTAAGGCCGATAAGAAGGATTGTGACGTGCAGGAAGCCCGCTATGCCGGCCTAACTGACACTGATGGCGTTCTAGTCGAACTGGCGTGCTCCAACAAGCGCGGCTACATCGCCGCCCTTGCCAAGTCACGCAAGACCTTTGAGGATATCATCGCCTGTAATATCGCCAAGAATCGTGCCGGTTATGAAACCTGCAAAATCCCAGGTAACGGCACCTATGTTTCGGATGTGAAGCCTTAAGCTGAACCTCTGAACCTCTGAACCTCTGAACCAAAATAAAAACCCCGCAGGCACTAACCTGCGGGGTTTTTATTTATAGCCAACCGTCCATAAATCGTGAGATTTGAGGTGAGTAGCAGGAGCTAAGCGACGGAGGTATATTAGATACCTCCTAGCGACAGCGACG encodes:
- a CDS encoding enoyl-CoA hydratase-related protein — translated: MSEWVLSEYTDGIVHVRLNRASKKNALTSDMYRALSEHIEAAAADIEVKAVVLSAEGSDFCAGNDILDFMQSGFLNGGVEDLPVFQFLKSINYFPKPLLAAVQGQAVGVGTTMLLHCDLVYLSADARLSLPFVQLGLVPEAGSSRLLPKLVGHPRAFAWMTLGEAVTASEALRLNLATAVVDDDVLGAAMTAARKLTKLSPSALRHTKSLMRAPDDLWAVIVEEGRIFQEQLASPEAAQAFAAFMKKSA